Proteins found in one Lycium ferocissimum isolate CSIRO_LF1 chromosome 6, AGI_CSIRO_Lferr_CH_V1, whole genome shotgun sequence genomic segment:
- the LOC132059050 gene encoding uncharacterized protein LOC132059050 isoform X2, translated as MASRAILRRKRNIFDPNTKPHTFIRGFSSYENWGSSKASNSWDWCSTVTHQPQNADNRNEGSSNPSTKDELLKVWGKSVLLNSSEIPAWGLRVGRCGSLSTLGARWITNQQRYSTAAAGQPDFGKGNDKDAEPAVKQKKEASPEECDEAVEDLTMAKAKAKAKQLQDSQNGIKPILKKIWAMLLGIGPALRAVASMSREDWAKKLRHWKDEFKSTMQHYWLGTKLLWADVRICSRLLLKTAKGKSLSRRERQQLTRTTADIFRLVPVAVFIIVPFMEFLLPVFLAVFPNMLPSTFQDKMKEEEALKRRLNARIEYAKFLQETVKEMAKEVKSSRSGELKNTAEDLDEFMNKVRRGACVSNEEILGFAKLFNDELTLDNISRPRLVNMCKYMGINPFGTDAYLRFMLRKRLQKIKNDDKMIQAEGVESLSEDELRQACRERGLLGLLSVEEMRKQLQDWLDLSLNHSLPSSLLILSRAFTVSGKVKPEEAVQATLSSLPDELVDTVQVTSMPSEDSLAERKRKLEYLEMEEELIKEEEEEEEEEQAKMKEKQKDVALEEMTLATAKEAEELKKTKTLDQQEQLCDLSRALAVLASASSVSLERHEFLRLVKKEIELYNSMVDKGGPEGEEEARKAYKAAREEDSDHTKERTVDDKVSAALINRVDGMLQKLEKEIDDVDAKIGNRWRLLDRDYDGKVTPEEVASAAAYLKDTLAKEGIQELITNLSKDREGKILVEDLVKLASEIDDAEEETTEEEKAQK; from the exons ATGGCTTCAAGAGCAATATTGAGAAGGAAGAGGAACATCTTTGATCCTAATACGAAGCCTCATACTTTCATTCGAGGTTTTTCGAGCTATGAGAACTGGGGATCATCTAAGGCTTCTAATTCTTGGGATTGGTGCTCTACAGTAACTCATCAACCTCAGAATGCAGATAACAGAAATGAAGGAAGTTCAAATCCGTCAACCAAAGATGAGTTACTAAAAGTTTGGGGAAAAAGTGTCCTACTCAACTCATCTGAAATTCCAGCCTGGGGTCTCAGAGTTGGAAGATGTGGGTCTCTTTCTACTTTGGGGGCGAGGTGGATAACAAACCAACAGCGATATTCAACAGCTGCAGCAGGTCAACCCGATTTTGGTAAAGGAAATGATAAGGATGCAGAACCAGCGGTTAAACAGAAGAAAGAAGCTTCACCAGAAGAATGTGATGAAGCAGTTGAAGATTTAACCATGGCCAAAGCCAAGGCAAAAGCGAAACAGCTGCAAGATTCACAGAATGGTATTAAACCTATACTCAAGAAAATTTGGGCCATGCTATTAGGGATTGGTCCTGCTTTGAGAGCCGTTGCTTCAATGAGCAG GGAAGATTGGGCAAAAAAGCTCCGACATTGGAAGGATGAATTTAAGTCAACAATGCAACACTATTGGTTGGGTACCAAACTGCTTTGGGCTGATGTTAGGATATGTTCCAGGCTCTTGTTGAAAACGGCTAAAGGGAAGAGTCTTTCCAGGAGGGAAAGGCAACAACTAACACGGACGACAGCTGATATTTTTAGGCTGGTTCCTGTTGCAGTGTTTATTATTGTTCCTTTTATGGAGTTCTTGTTGCCGGTATTCCTGGCAGTGTTTCCCAACATGCTACCATCAACCTTCCAAGATAAGATGAAAGAAGAG GAGGCTCTGAAAAGGAGGCTGAATGCTAGGATTGAATATGCGAAGTTTCTACAAGAAACAGTCAAAGAGATGGCAAAGGAAGTTAAAAGCTCGCGAAGCGGAGAACTAAAGAATACAGCAGAGGATCTTGATGAATTTATGAATAAG GTCAGAAGGGGTGCTTGTGTATCTAATGAAGAAATTTTAGGATTTGCCAAGCTGTTTAATGATGAGCTCACTTTGGATAATATCAGCAG ACCAAGGTTGGTGAATATGTGCAAATATATGGGTATCAACCCCTTTGGAACTGATGCATATTTGCGATTCATGCTTCGAAAGAGGCTCCAAAA GATCAAGAATGATGACAAGATGATTCAAGCAGAGGGTGTAGAGTCCCTTTCGGAGGATGAGCTCCGTCAAGCCTGTCGAGAAAGAGGCTTACTTGGATTACTTTCAGTTGAAGAAATGCGGAAGCAG TTGCAAGATTGGCTGGACTTATCGCTCAACCATTCATTGCCATCTTCGTTGTTAATCCTTTCTAG AGCCTTCACAGTATCAGGCAAAGTTAAACCAGAGGAAGCTGTTCAAGCTACACTTTCATCACTGCCAGATGAGTTGGTGGACACTGTTCAAGTTACATCTATGCCATCTGAAGATTCTCTTGCTGAAAGGAAGAGAAAGCTAGAGTACTTAGAAATGGAAGAAGAGCTCATCAAG gaggaggaagaggaagaagaagaagagcagGCTAAGATGAAAGAAAAGCAGAAGGATGTAGCTTTGGAAGAGATGACTCTTGCGACAGCTAAAGAAGCAGAAGAACTAAAGAAAACCAAAACTTTGGATCAACAAGAGCAGCTTTGTGACCTTAGTCGTGCATTGGCTGTGTTAGCATCGGCTTCT TCTGTAAGCCTGGAGCGTCATGAATTTTTGAGACTTGTCAAAAAAGAG ATAGAGTTGTATAATAGCATGGTGGATAAAGGGGGCCCTGAAGGTGAAGAAGAAGCCCGAAAGGCATATAAAGCTGCTAGGGAAGAGGACAGCGACCACACTAAAGAAAGAACTGTGGATGATAAAGTTTCTGCAGCACTTATTAACAGG GTTGATGGAATGCTCCAAAAACTtgaaaaggaaattgatgatgtgGATGCCAAGATTGGTAATCGTTGGCGGTTACTAGATAG GGATTATGATGGAAAAGTTACTCCAGAGGAGGTGGCATCTGCTGCTGCATACCTCAAGGATACATTGGCTAAGGAGGGTATTCAGGAGCTAATAACCAACCTTTCCAAGGACAGAG AAGGAAAAATCCTCGTCGAAGATCTGGTGAAGTTAGCCAGTGAAATAGATGATGCTGAAGAGGAAACTACAGAAGAGGAAAAAGCTCAAAAGTAA
- the LOC132059050 gene encoding uncharacterized protein LOC132059050 isoform X1 — protein MASRAILRRKRNIFDPNTKPHTFIRGFSSYENWGSSKASNSWDWCSTVTHQPQNADNRNEGSSNPSTKDELLKVWGKSVLLNSSEIPAWGLRVGRCGSLSTLGARWITNQQRYSTAAAGQPDFGKGNDKDAEPAVKQKKEASPEECDEAVEDLTMAKAKAKAKQLQDSQNGIKPILKKIWAMLLGIGPALRAVASMSREDWAKKLRHWKDEFKSTMQHYWLGTKLLWADVRICSRLLLKTAKGKSLSRRERQQLTRTTADIFRLVPVAVFIIVPFMEFLLPVFLAVFPNMLPSTFQDKMKEEEALKRRLNARIEYAKFLQETVKEMAKEVKSSRSGELKNTAEDLDEFMNKVRRGACVSNEEILGFAKLFNDELTLDNISRPRLVNMCKYMGINPFGTDAYLRFMLRKRLQKIKNDDKMIQAEGVESLSEDELRQACRERGLLGLLSVEEMRKQLQDWLDLSLNHSLPSSLLILSRAFTVSGKVKPEEAVQATLSSLPDELVDTVQVTSMPSEDSLAERKRKLEYLEMEEELIKEEEEEEEEEQAKMKEKQKDVALEEMTLATAKEAEELKKTKTLDQQEQLCDLSRALAVLASASSVSLERHEFLRLVKKEIELYNSMVDKGGPEGEEEARKAYKAAREEDSDHTKERTVDDKVSAALINRVDGMLQKLEKEIDDVDAKIGNRWRLLDRDYDGKVTPEEVASAAAYLKDTLAKEGIQELITNLSKDREGKILVEDLVKLASEIDDAEEETTEEEKAQNE, from the exons ATGGCTTCAAGAGCAATATTGAGAAGGAAGAGGAACATCTTTGATCCTAATACGAAGCCTCATACTTTCATTCGAGGTTTTTCGAGCTATGAGAACTGGGGATCATCTAAGGCTTCTAATTCTTGGGATTGGTGCTCTACAGTAACTCATCAACCTCAGAATGCAGATAACAGAAATGAAGGAAGTTCAAATCCGTCAACCAAAGATGAGTTACTAAAAGTTTGGGGAAAAAGTGTCCTACTCAACTCATCTGAAATTCCAGCCTGGGGTCTCAGAGTTGGAAGATGTGGGTCTCTTTCTACTTTGGGGGCGAGGTGGATAACAAACCAACAGCGATATTCAACAGCTGCAGCAGGTCAACCCGATTTTGGTAAAGGAAATGATAAGGATGCAGAACCAGCGGTTAAACAGAAGAAAGAAGCTTCACCAGAAGAATGTGATGAAGCAGTTGAAGATTTAACCATGGCCAAAGCCAAGGCAAAAGCGAAACAGCTGCAAGATTCACAGAATGGTATTAAACCTATACTCAAGAAAATTTGGGCCATGCTATTAGGGATTGGTCCTGCTTTGAGAGCCGTTGCTTCAATGAGCAG GGAAGATTGGGCAAAAAAGCTCCGACATTGGAAGGATGAATTTAAGTCAACAATGCAACACTATTGGTTGGGTACCAAACTGCTTTGGGCTGATGTTAGGATATGTTCCAGGCTCTTGTTGAAAACGGCTAAAGGGAAGAGTCTTTCCAGGAGGGAAAGGCAACAACTAACACGGACGACAGCTGATATTTTTAGGCTGGTTCCTGTTGCAGTGTTTATTATTGTTCCTTTTATGGAGTTCTTGTTGCCGGTATTCCTGGCAGTGTTTCCCAACATGCTACCATCAACCTTCCAAGATAAGATGAAAGAAGAG GAGGCTCTGAAAAGGAGGCTGAATGCTAGGATTGAATATGCGAAGTTTCTACAAGAAACAGTCAAAGAGATGGCAAAGGAAGTTAAAAGCTCGCGAAGCGGAGAACTAAAGAATACAGCAGAGGATCTTGATGAATTTATGAATAAG GTCAGAAGGGGTGCTTGTGTATCTAATGAAGAAATTTTAGGATTTGCCAAGCTGTTTAATGATGAGCTCACTTTGGATAATATCAGCAG ACCAAGGTTGGTGAATATGTGCAAATATATGGGTATCAACCCCTTTGGAACTGATGCATATTTGCGATTCATGCTTCGAAAGAGGCTCCAAAA GATCAAGAATGATGACAAGATGATTCAAGCAGAGGGTGTAGAGTCCCTTTCGGAGGATGAGCTCCGTCAAGCCTGTCGAGAAAGAGGCTTACTTGGATTACTTTCAGTTGAAGAAATGCGGAAGCAG TTGCAAGATTGGCTGGACTTATCGCTCAACCATTCATTGCCATCTTCGTTGTTAATCCTTTCTAG AGCCTTCACAGTATCAGGCAAAGTTAAACCAGAGGAAGCTGTTCAAGCTACACTTTCATCACTGCCAGATGAGTTGGTGGACACTGTTCAAGTTACATCTATGCCATCTGAAGATTCTCTTGCTGAAAGGAAGAGAAAGCTAGAGTACTTAGAAATGGAAGAAGAGCTCATCAAG gaggaggaagaggaagaagaagaagagcagGCTAAGATGAAAGAAAAGCAGAAGGATGTAGCTTTGGAAGAGATGACTCTTGCGACAGCTAAAGAAGCAGAAGAACTAAAGAAAACCAAAACTTTGGATCAACAAGAGCAGCTTTGTGACCTTAGTCGTGCATTGGCTGTGTTAGCATCGGCTTCT TCTGTAAGCCTGGAGCGTCATGAATTTTTGAGACTTGTCAAAAAAGAG ATAGAGTTGTATAATAGCATGGTGGATAAAGGGGGCCCTGAAGGTGAAGAAGAAGCCCGAAAGGCATATAAAGCTGCTAGGGAAGAGGACAGCGACCACACTAAAGAAAGAACTGTGGATGATAAAGTTTCTGCAGCACTTATTAACAGG GTTGATGGAATGCTCCAAAAACTtgaaaaggaaattgatgatgtgGATGCCAAGATTGGTAATCGTTGGCGGTTACTAGATAG GGATTATGATGGAAAAGTTACTCCAGAGGAGGTGGCATCTGCTGCTGCATACCTCAAGGATACATTGGCTAAGGAGGGTATTCAGGAGCTAATAACCAACCTTTCCAAGGACAGAG AAGGAAAAATCCTCGTCGAAGATCTGGTGAAGTTAGCCAGTGAAATAGATGATGCTGAAGAGGAAACTACAGAAGAGGAAAAAGCTCAAAA TGAATGA